A single region of the Aeromicrobium chenweiae genome encodes:
- the pstC gene encoding phosphate ABC transporter permease subunit PstC produces MTSTLAPRKRTTVVRAGDRIFSGLSTGAGVLILVVLAGVAAFLTLEGIPGILASPDEVKSGQSFWPYVWPLVYGTLIAATVALIIATPVAVGVALFISHYSPRRLGQVLGYLVDLLAAVPSVVYGLWGIQFLAPHMAPVYAWLAEHAGFIPFFAGPASATGRTIMTACIVLAVMILPIMTAICREIFLQTPRLHEEAALALGATRWEMARLAIFPYARSGIVSAAMLGLGRALGETLAVAMVLSVSAGTVTANLISSSNPSTIAANIALKFGEASGKTVNVLIASGLVLFVITFLVNFAARSIVDRRKDFSGAN; encoded by the coding sequence GTGACCAGCACGCTGGCCCCTCGCAAGCGCACCACCGTCGTCCGCGCCGGTGACCGCATCTTCTCGGGGCTGTCGACCGGTGCGGGCGTCCTGATCCTCGTCGTCCTCGCCGGTGTCGCCGCCTTCCTCACGCTCGAGGGCATCCCCGGCATCCTCGCCAGCCCGGACGAGGTCAAGAGCGGGCAGAGCTTCTGGCCGTACGTCTGGCCGCTCGTCTACGGCACCCTCATCGCCGCCACCGTCGCGCTCATCATCGCGACACCGGTCGCCGTGGGGGTGGCCCTGTTCATCTCGCACTACTCGCCGCGCCGGCTCGGACAGGTCCTGGGCTACCTCGTCGACCTGCTCGCCGCCGTGCCCAGCGTCGTCTACGGGCTCTGGGGCATCCAGTTCCTCGCGCCGCACATGGCCCCGGTCTACGCGTGGCTCGCCGAGCACGCCGGCTTCATCCCCTTCTTCGCCGGCCCGGCCTCGGCCACCGGCCGCACGATCATGACCGCGTGCATCGTGCTCGCGGTGATGATCCTGCCGATCATGACCGCGATCTGCCGCGAGATCTTCCTGCAGACGCCCCGCCTGCACGAGGAGGCCGCCCTGGCCCTCGGTGCGACGCGCTGGGAGATGGCCCGGCTGGCGATCTTCCCCTACGCCCGCTCCGGCATCGTCTCGGCCGCGATGCTCGGCCTGGGCCGCGCGCTCGGCGAGACGCTCGCCGTCGCGATGGTGCTGTCGGTGAGCGCCGGCACCGTGACCGCCAACCTCATCAGCAGCAGCAACCCGAGCACCATCGCGGCGAACATCGCCCTGAAGTTCGGCGAGGCCAGCGGCAAGACGGTCAACGTCCTGATCGCCAGCGGCCTGGTGCTGTTCGTGATCACCTTCCTCGTCAACTTCGCCGCCCGGTCCATCGTGGACCGCCGCAAGGATTTCTCCGGAGCCAACTGA
- a CDS encoding inorganic phosphate transporter has translation MDLVLGLVIATVVIALFFDYTNGFHDAANAIATSVSTRALTPRLALAMAAVLNFVGALLGVGVAKTIKDILSGFDKITAESQSHALTVVLSALVGAIVWNLITWYFGIPSSSSHALIGGLIGVGLAAGVTVDWDKVVDKVAIPMILSPALGFIGAFLIMLLIMWVFRRANPHTVNRGFRLSQTVSAAALSLGHGLQDAQKTMGVIVLALIAGGYHTSVNDDIPLWVILAAAGAISLGTMSGGMRIMRTLGRRIIALDPPRGFAAESTAAIVLYGMAIGAHAPVSTTHTMTSAIMGAGATKRFSAVRWGVARGIITAWVITIPASAAVAALTYMVLHTFIPQ, from the coding sequence GTGGACCTCGTCCTCGGCCTGGTGATCGCCACGGTCGTCATCGCACTGTTCTTCGACTACACCAACGGCTTCCACGACGCCGCCAACGCGATCGCCACCTCGGTGTCGACGCGCGCCCTGACGCCTCGTCTGGCACTCGCGATGGCGGCGGTCCTCAACTTCGTCGGCGCGCTGCTGGGCGTGGGGGTCGCCAAGACCATCAAGGACATCCTCAGCGGTTTCGACAAGATCACGGCGGAGAGTCAGTCCCATGCCCTGACGGTCGTGCTCTCGGCCCTCGTCGGGGCCATCGTGTGGAACCTCATCACGTGGTACTTCGGCATCCCGTCCTCGTCGTCGCACGCGCTCATCGGCGGCCTGATCGGCGTCGGCCTCGCCGCCGGTGTGACGGTCGACTGGGACAAGGTGGTCGACAAGGTCGCGATCCCCATGATCCTGAGCCCCGCGCTCGGCTTCATCGGGGCGTTCCTCATCATGCTGCTGATCATGTGGGTGTTCCGCCGGGCCAACCCGCACACGGTGAACCGCGGGTTCCGCCTGTCGCAGACCGTCTCGGCGGCCGCCCTGTCGCTCGGCCACGGGCTCCAGGACGCGCAGAAGACGATGGGCGTCATCGTGCTGGCCCTGATCGCCGGCGGCTATCACACGTCGGTCAACGACGACATCCCGTTGTGGGTCATCCTGGCCGCGGCCGGCGCGATCTCCCTGGGCACGATGTCCGGCGGCATGCGGATCATGCGCACCCTGGGCCGGCGCATCATCGCGCTCGACCCGCCGCGCGGGTTCGCTGCGGAGTCGACCGCCGCGATCGTCCTGTACGGCATGGCCATCGGCGCGCACGCCCCGGTCTCCACGACGCACACGATGACGTCCGCGATCATGGGTGCCGGCGCGACCAAGCGCTTCAGCGCCGTCCGCTGGGGCGTCGCACGCGGCATCATCACTGCTTGGGTCATCACGATCCCGGCGTCGGCAGCCGTGGCCGCGCTGACCTACATGGTGCTCCACACGTTCATCCCGCAGTGA
- a CDS encoding NUDIX hydrolase produces MGSERITTAAGGIVWRNRTGPARPQPRVELLVVHRPSYDDWTFPKGKTDPGEELQTTAVREIGEEAGVRVRLGHPLQDISYPISGGTKRVSYWCARLVGSDEATPFVPNKEVDEIRWVSPKDARSLLTYEHDRQLLETFRALQERQAHRTRTLVVLRHGKAAPRSSGIEDLDRPLTSAGLDRARALVPVLGAYGIRRVVSSPAVRCAQTVEPYAHSIDTFLEIDDRLSEDTRSAQVERSIAAIMDRKKPAVLSSHRPTLPWILDAIGVDQVELAPGQGIVVHHRKGVVHATELLA; encoded by the coding sequence ATGGGAAGTGAACGGATCACGACCGCAGCCGGTGGCATCGTGTGGCGCAACCGTACCGGTCCCGCGCGCCCCCAGCCGCGCGTCGAGCTGCTGGTCGTGCACCGCCCGTCGTACGACGACTGGACGTTCCCGAAGGGCAAGACCGACCCGGGCGAGGAGCTCCAGACGACTGCCGTCCGCGAGATCGGCGAGGAGGCCGGGGTCCGCGTCCGCCTCGGACACCCGCTGCAGGACATCTCGTACCCGATCAGCGGCGGCACCAAGCGGGTCTCCTACTGGTGCGCGCGTCTCGTGGGGTCCGACGAGGCGACCCCGTTCGTGCCGAACAAGGAGGTCGACGAGATCCGCTGGGTCAGCCCCAAGGACGCCAGGTCCCTCCTGACGTACGAGCACGATCGGCAGCTGCTCGAGACGTTCCGCGCGCTGCAGGAGCGGCAGGCGCACCGGACCCGCACCCTCGTGGTGCTCCGCCACGGCAAGGCGGCCCCCCGCTCGTCCGGGATCGAGGACCTCGACCGTCCGCTGACGTCGGCCGGCCTGGACCGTGCCCGGGCGCTCGTACCGGTCCTCGGCGCGTACGGGATCCGGCGCGTCGTGAGCAGCCCCGCCGTGCGGTGCGCCCAGACCGTCGAGCCGTACGCCCACTCGATCGACACGTTCCTCGAGATCGACGACCGGCTCTCCGAGGACACCCGCTCCGCCCAGGTGGAGCGCTCGATCGCCGCAATCATGGACCGCAAGAAGCCCGCGGTGCTGAGCAGCCACCGCCCGACGCTGCCGTGGATCCTCGACGCGATCGGCGTCGACCAGGTCGAGCTCGCACCCGGCCAGGGGATCGTCGTGCACCATCGCAAAGGTGTGGTCCACGCCACAGAACTGCTGGCGTGA
- a CDS encoding MFS transporter, producing the protein MTQTGTPELSPEEQSRRWRALAVCLGAGAMTLLDISIVNVALPSIREGLGAGNSTIQWVVAGYALAFGIVLVPAGRLGDARSRRTVFLWGVALFTLSSAACGAAQTPMMLAAARVVQGLGGGLITPQISGFIQNLFRGPERGRAFGLFGTTIGVSTAIGPLLGGVLVHVGGDDWGWRLVFYVNVPIGILLLFLAARNLPTTDKGPKQSLDPVGVALFGAAMFLVLLPLVQGSQDSSLAQRPWWLMGVAVALLAVFVVWERRWGARGRETLLDLSLVRVQSFVLGLGVGTLYFAGFTSIFIILTLYLQEGLGYSPLEAGFSQVPFAVGSATSAWIGGRLVERFGRALVVLGLALVTAALVAIDVLVPHLDGDIGLKLAPILLVAGLGGGLVISPNVTLSLDEVAPARAGAGGGLLQTAQRVGSAIGVAIVLALFFERVRSTDGDFADALSYSLHVTIVFVALALVMGVLDLVRRVRHD; encoded by the coding sequence GTGACGCAGACCGGAACCCCTGAGCTGAGCCCCGAGGAGCAGTCCCGGCGATGGCGGGCGCTCGCGGTGTGTCTCGGCGCCGGCGCGATGACCCTGCTGGACATCAGCATCGTGAACGTCGCCCTCCCCTCGATCCGCGAGGGTCTCGGGGCGGGAAACAGCACGATCCAGTGGGTCGTCGCCGGGTACGCGCTCGCGTTCGGGATCGTGCTGGTGCCGGCCGGCCGCCTCGGCGACGCGCGGAGCCGGCGGACGGTCTTCCTGTGGGGCGTCGCCCTGTTCACCCTGTCCAGCGCCGCGTGCGGCGCGGCGCAGACGCCAATGATGCTGGCGGCGGCGCGGGTCGTCCAGGGCCTCGGCGGGGGACTGATCACGCCGCAGATCTCCGGATTCATCCAGAACCTGTTCCGCGGGCCCGAGCGCGGCCGGGCCTTCGGCCTGTTCGGCACGACGATCGGCGTCTCGACGGCGATCGGCCCGCTGCTGGGCGGCGTGCTGGTGCACGTCGGCGGGGACGACTGGGGATGGCGCCTGGTGTTCTACGTCAACGTCCCGATCGGGATCCTGTTGCTGTTCCTGGCCGCGCGCAACCTGCCGACCACGGACAAGGGGCCCAAGCAGTCGCTCGACCCGGTCGGGGTCGCGCTCTTCGGCGCCGCGATGTTCCTGGTGCTGCTGCCGCTGGTGCAGGGCTCGCAGGACTCGTCCCTCGCCCAGCGTCCGTGGTGGCTCATGGGTGTCGCCGTCGCACTCCTCGCGGTGTTCGTCGTGTGGGAGCGGCGGTGGGGGGCGCGGGGTCGCGAGACGCTCCTCGACCTGTCGCTCGTCCGGGTGCAGTCGTTCGTCCTCGGCCTGGGCGTCGGCACGCTGTACTTTGCGGGGTTCACCTCGATCTTCATCATCCTCACGCTCTACCTGCAGGAGGGGCTCGGCTACTCCCCGCTCGAGGCCGGCTTCTCCCAGGTGCCGTTCGCCGTGGGATCCGCCACGTCGGCGTGGATCGGGGGCCGTCTCGTCGAGCGTTTCGGACGCGCCCTGGTGGTGCTCGGCCTGGCGCTGGTCACGGCGGCTCTCGTCGCGATCGACGTGCTCGTCCCGCACCTCGACGGCGACATCGGGCTCAAGCTCGCGCCGATCCTGCTCGTGGCGGGGCTCGGTGGGGGCCTGGTGATCTCGCCCAACGTCACCCTCTCGCTCGACGAGGTCGCCCCGGCTCGTGCCGGTGCCGGCGGAGGCCTGCTGCAGACCGCCCAGCGGGTCGGCTCGGCCATCGGTGTCGCGATCGTCCTCGCCCTGTTCTTCGAGCGCGTCAGGTCGACGGATGGGGACTTCGCGGACGCGCTGTCGTACAGCCTGCACGTCACGATCGTCTTCGTGGCGCTGGCGCTGGTGATGGGTGTGCTCGACCTCGTACGTCGCGTACGTCACGACTGA
- the pstB gene encoding phosphate ABC transporter ATP-binding protein PstB has translation MAKSIDVSDLNIYYGDFLAVEGVTIPISAKSVTAFIGPSGCGKSTFLRSLNRMHEVIRGARVEGKVLIDGQDLYAHDMDPVNVRRMIGMVFQRPNPFPTMSIYDNVLAGQKLNSKRMKKAESDDIVERSLRSAGLWAEVKDRLDRPGSGLSGGQQQRLCIARAISVEPEILLMDEPCSALDPISTSVIEDLIHELKSEYTIVIVTHNMQQAARVSDETAFFNLSGVGKPGRLIEVGPTETIFSNPSDPATEAYIQGRFG, from the coding sequence ATGGCCAAGAGCATCGATGTCTCGGACCTGAACATCTACTACGGCGACTTCCTCGCCGTCGAGGGCGTCACGATCCCCATCTCCGCCAAGTCCGTCACTGCGTTCATCGGCCCCTCGGGCTGCGGCAAGTCGACCTTCCTGCGGTCGCTCAACCGCATGCACGAGGTCATCCGCGGCGCCCGGGTCGAGGGCAAGGTCCTCATCGACGGGCAGGACCTGTACGCCCACGACATGGACCCGGTCAACGTCCGCCGCATGATCGGCATGGTCTTCCAGCGGCCGAACCCGTTCCCGACGATGTCGATCTACGACAACGTCCTCGCGGGCCAGAAGCTCAACAGCAAGCGTATGAAGAAGGCGGAGTCCGACGACATCGTCGAGCGGTCGCTGCGCAGCGCCGGCCTCTGGGCCGAGGTCAAGGACCGCCTGGACCGTCCGGGCTCCGGGCTGTCGGGCGGTCAGCAGCAGCGTCTGTGCATCGCCCGCGCGATCTCGGTCGAGCCCGAGATCCTGCTCATGGACGAGCCGTGCTCGGCGCTCGACCCGATCTCGACCAGCGTGATCGAGGACCTCATCCACGAGCTCAAGAGCGAGTACACGATCGTCATCGTCACCCACAACATGCAGCAGGCCGCCCGCGTCTCGGACGAGACCGCGTTCTTCAACCTGTCGGGCGTGGGCAAGCCCGGTCGCCTGATCGAGGTGGGACCCACCGAGACGATCTTCTCCAACCCGTCCGACCCCGCGACCGAGGCCTACATCCAGGGCCGGTTCGGGTGA
- a CDS encoding DUF47 domain-containing protein, with protein MRFRIRPVETSFYDLFTEMANHLVEGANLLAQMLDSGTDKRALGDLMREAEHQADETTHKIIKRANTTFITPFDREDIYRLASSLDDVMDFMEETVDLVGLYELGDLPADFAPQVEVLQRATQLTADAMPRLRTMKDLDEYWIEINRLENQGDRSYRRIVAHLFSGTYKSLEVLKLKDVVDSLEHAIDALESVANTVEQIAVKES; from the coding sequence GTGCGTTTCCGCATCCGACCAGTTGAAACATCTTTCTACGATCTGTTCACCGAGATGGCGAACCACCTCGTGGAGGGTGCCAATCTGCTGGCGCAGATGCTCGATTCCGGAACCGACAAGCGTGCCCTCGGTGACCTGATGAGAGAAGCCGAGCACCAAGCGGACGAGACGACCCACAAGATCATCAAGCGGGCCAACACCACGTTCATCACCCCGTTCGACCGCGAGGACATCTACCGTCTCGCGAGCAGCCTCGACGACGTCATGGACTTCATGGAGGAGACCGTCGACCTCGTGGGTCTGTACGAGCTCGGTGACCTGCCGGCCGACTTCGCCCCCCAGGTCGAGGTGCTGCAGCGCGCGACCCAGCTCACCGCCGACGCGATGCCGCGGCTGCGGACGATGAAGGACCTCGACGAGTACTGGATCGAGATCAACCGGCTGGAGAACCAGGGCGACCGCTCCTACCGCCGCATCGTCGCCCACCTGTTCAGCGGCACCTACAAGTCGCTCGAGGTCCTGAAGCTCAAGGACGTCGTCGACTCCCTCGAGCACGCGATCGACGCGCTCGAGTCCGTTGCGAACACGGTGGAGCAGATCGCCGTCAAGGAGTCCTGA
- a CDS encoding sensor histidine kinase, whose protein sequence is MPTYEALIERYGVLDRPAGRDLQSLVGLIAQICGVPHAAINIMSSTQQHQVVAHGFEASVCAREDSMCAVLMDETRPVVVSDATVDPRFSANPFVSGELGTIRFYASAPITTAEGVAIGRLCVFDDTPRDLTALQRQALKVMASQVTDLLELRYRSQALEDSLRDLTTVRDKLRRSNEHLTQFAGQVSHDLRTPLTAILVNAELLAGEPVVQGDPHASEMVTGINEAGRRMDAMIAEMLDFAREGGRLRLVDTDLSAVVHSVLGDIDPLIRQSEADVQVGHLPRVLGDADLLYSVVLNLLTNAIKFARPNERSVVAITADRVQHHWRVRVTDNGIGVSQERRQAMFELFAREDGTASGHGIGLATAKRIVEAHGGTIGMESATGGGTSVWFDLPG, encoded by the coding sequence TTGCCTACCTACGAAGCGCTCATCGAACGCTACGGAGTCCTTGATCGCCCGGCCGGGCGCGACCTGCAGTCGCTGGTCGGTCTCATCGCGCAGATCTGCGGCGTTCCCCACGCCGCGATCAACATCATGAGCAGCACCCAGCAGCACCAGGTCGTCGCGCACGGCTTCGAGGCGTCCGTGTGTGCGCGGGAGGACTCGATGTGCGCGGTCCTCATGGACGAGACCCGTCCGGTCGTGGTGTCCGACGCCACCGTGGACCCGCGTTTCTCCGCCAACCCCTTCGTCAGCGGCGAGCTGGGCACCATCCGCTTCTACGCCTCGGCCCCGATCACGACTGCCGAGGGTGTCGCGATCGGCCGTCTGTGCGTCTTCGACGACACCCCTCGCGACCTCACGGCGCTGCAGCGTCAGGCGCTGAAGGTCATGGCCTCCCAGGTCACCGACCTGCTGGAGCTGCGCTACCGCAGCCAGGCCCTCGAGGACTCGCTGCGGGACCTGACCACGGTCCGCGACAAGCTGCGCCGCTCCAACGAGCACCTCACGCAGTTCGCCGGTCAGGTCAGCCACGACCTGCGCACCCCGCTCACCGCCATCTTGGTGAACGCCGAGCTCCTGGCCGGCGAGCCGGTCGTGCAGGGCGACCCCCACGCCTCCGAGATGGTCACGGGCATCAACGAGGCCGGCCGCCGGATGGACGCGATGATCGCGGAGATGCTGGACTTCGCCCGCGAGGGCGGGCGCCTGCGACTGGTGGACACCGACCTGTCCGCGGTCGTCCACTCCGTGCTCGGCGACATCGACCCCCTGATTCGTCAGAGCGAGGCCGACGTCCAGGTGGGCCACCTGCCGCGGGTGCTGGGAGACGCGGACCTGCTGTACTCCGTGGTGCTGAACCTGCTGACCAACGCGATCAAGTTCGCCCGGCCGAACGAACGATCTGTCGTGGCCATCACGGCCGACCGCGTCCAGCACCACTGGCGGGTCCGCGTCACCGACAACGGCATCGGCGTCTCGCAGGAGCGCCGCCAGGCGATGTTCGAGCTCTTCGCCCGCGAGGACGGGACCGCGTCCGGCCACGGCATCGGCCTGGCGACCGCCAAGCGCATCGTCGAGGCGCACGGCGGGACCATCGGCATGGAGAGCGCCACCGGCGGCGGCACGAGCGTCTGGTTCGACCTGCCGGGCTGA
- the pstS gene encoding phosphate ABC transporter substrate-binding protein PstS — translation MNRTKLRIAAPAALLTLALGLSACGAANESDSGSEAAAGDSVSGTLNGAGATSQEAAIAAWKKQFQTTNADATINYDPVGSGGGREQFIAGGVAFAGSDAYLDDDEVAAAKKKCGSEIVEVPVYVSPIAVIYKLDGVDELNLSPKTIGQIFEGKVTTWDDAAIKADNPDAKLPDLDITAVHRSDDSGTTKNFTNYLEDASEGGWTGGTVETWPVKGGEAAEGTSGVVAAVSGGNGTIGYADESQAGDLGKAKVKVGEDFIEPTPEAAAKTLDTATPVEGRAKTDVAVDIDRKTQEPGVYPIVLVSYQVACQTYPDAKQADLVKAWLTYVVSSEGQKAAADSAGSAPLSGDFASKVQTAVETIAAA, via the coding sequence GTGAACCGCACCAAACTGCGCATCGCCGCCCCCGCGGCCTTGCTCACCCTCGCCCTCGGCCTCAGCGCCTGCGGTGCAGCGAATGAGTCCGACAGCGGCAGTGAAGCAGCTGCCGGCGACAGCGTCTCCGGCACCCTGAACGGCGCCGGCGCGACCTCCCAGGAAGCGGCCATCGCCGCCTGGAAGAAGCAGTTCCAGACCACGAACGCCGATGCCACGATCAACTACGACCCGGTCGGCTCGGGCGGCGGCCGCGAGCAGTTCATCGCCGGCGGCGTGGCGTTCGCCGGGTCCGACGCCTACCTCGATGACGACGAGGTCGCAGCGGCCAAGAAGAAGTGCGGCAGCGAGATCGTCGAGGTCCCGGTCTACGTCAGCCCCATCGCGGTCATCTACAAGCTCGACGGCGTCGACGAGCTCAACCTGTCCCCCAAGACGATCGGTCAGATCTTCGAGGGCAAGGTCACCACGTGGGACGACGCTGCGATCAAGGCCGACAACCCCGACGCGAAGCTGCCTGACCTCGACATCACGGCCGTGCACCGGTCGGACGACTCGGGCACCACGAAGAACTTCACCAACTACCTCGAGGACGCCTCCGAGGGTGGCTGGACCGGTGGGACCGTGGAGACGTGGCCCGTGAAGGGCGGCGAGGCTGCCGAGGGCACGTCCGGCGTCGTCGCGGCCGTCTCCGGCGGCAACGGCACGATCGGCTACGCCGACGAGAGCCAGGCCGGCGACCTCGGCAAGGCCAAGGTCAAGGTCGGTGAGGACTTCATCGAGCCCACCCCCGAGGCAGCTGCCAAGACGCTCGACACGGCCACGCCGGTCGAGGGCCGGGCGAAGACCGACGTCGCCGTCGACATCGACCGCAAGACGCAGGAGCCGGGCGTCTACCCGATCGTCCTGGTCTCGTACCAGGTCGCGTGCCAGACGTACCCGGACGCCAAGCAGGCCGACCTGGTCAAGGCCTGGCTGACCTACGTCGTCAGCTCCGAGGGCCAGAAGGCCGCCGCGGACAGCGCCGGCTCGGCGCCGCTCTCGGGCGACTTCGCCTCGAAGGTCCAGACCGCGGTCGAGACGATCGCCGCAGCCTGA
- the pstA gene encoding phosphate ABC transporter permease PstA: protein MTTTLTRESVDIQKELYGAQLPSWAGRAVIAGALVLGAILYLTGTNLVLAALAVWVISLGLPLWSAFVEGRRKATDRLVTVLVTSAFVLAMFPLVSILYTVISKGTKVLSAEFFTYSMRNVVGEGGGIYQALVGTLLITGAAAVISIPIGIFAAIYLVEYADGNRLSRWIRFLVDVMTGIPSIVAGLFAYALFVLIFGEGVRMGIGGSVALSVLMIPVLVRSTEEMLKLVPNELREAAYALGVPKWRTVAKVVLPTALAGIVTGVTLAIARVIGETAPLLIIAGATDSVNFNLFDGRMATLPVFAYQSVRSPGIPPEFSLDRAWGAALTLLLIVMLLNLIARLVSYFFSPKGER from the coding sequence ATGACGACCACCCTGACCCGCGAGTCCGTGGACATCCAGAAGGAGCTGTACGGCGCCCAGCTGCCGTCCTGGGCCGGCCGGGCCGTCATCGCCGGCGCGCTCGTGCTCGGCGCGATCCTCTACCTCACCGGGACCAACCTGGTCCTCGCGGCGCTGGCGGTCTGGGTCATCAGCCTGGGCCTGCCGCTGTGGTCGGCGTTCGTCGAGGGACGCCGCAAGGCCACCGACCGCCTCGTCACGGTTCTCGTCACCTCGGCGTTCGTGCTGGCGATGTTCCCGCTCGTCAGCATCCTCTACACGGTCATCAGCAAGGGCACCAAGGTGCTCTCCGCGGAGTTCTTCACCTACTCGATGCGCAACGTCGTCGGCGAGGGCGGCGGCATCTACCAGGCCCTCGTGGGCACCCTGCTGATCACCGGTGCGGCCGCGGTCATCTCGATCCCGATCGGCATCTTCGCCGCGATCTACCTGGTCGAGTACGCCGACGGGAACCGGCTCTCGCGCTGGATCCGCTTCCTCGTCGACGTGATGACCGGCATCCCGTCGATCGTCGCCGGCCTGTTCGCGTACGCGCTGTTCGTGCTGATCTTCGGCGAGGGCGTCCGCATGGGCATCGGCGGATCGGTCGCACTGTCCGTGCTGATGATCCCGGTGCTGGTCCGCTCGACCGAGGAGATGCTGAAGCTCGTGCCCAACGAGCTGCGCGAGGCCGCGTACGCCCTCGGTGTGCCGAAGTGGCGCACCGTCGCCAAGGTCGTGCTCCCGACAGCACTGGCCGGCATCGTCACCGGCGTCACCCTCGCGATCGCCCGCGTCATCGGCGAGACCGCTCCCCTGCTGATCATCGCGGGGGCCACGGACTCGGTGAACTTCAACCTCTTCGACGGTCGCATGGCGACGCTGCCGGTCTTCGCCTACCAGTCGGTGCGGAGCCCAGGCATCCCGCCGGAGTTCAGCCTCGACCGCGCCTGGGGTGCGGCGCTCACGCTCCTGCTGATCGTCATGCTCCTCAACCTCATCGCCCGCCTCGTCTCCTACTTCTTCTCGCCCAAGGGCGAGCGCTAA